One part of the Sorangiineae bacterium MSr11954 genome encodes these proteins:
- the dinB gene encoding DNA polymerase IV translates to MDAFYASVERRDDPRLLGKPLLVGGTARRGVVLAASYEARVFGPRSAMSMAEALRLCPHAVVVPPRHERYAEVSRAVFGIFERYTPLVEGLSVDEAFLDVTESRSLFGDGGTIGAAIKRDIAGELGLTASAGVAPSKFVAKVASDLRKPDALVVVPEDGVAAFLAPLPIERMWGVGPKTAPRLRALGFNTLGDLATADPRVLDHVLGSWGRHVHDLARGFDPREVDPDRAAKSVGAEETYEHDLVGAESIERTLLAHAARVAQRLRESKLAGRTVVVKLKYADFTLRTRRTSLPDPVDDTSSIFEAARGLLAQFAPGPVRLTGVALSGLVEIDGGSDSASHAGAHTQAQGKLFEDPADARRAQRSRVEDVVLAIGRRYSEGVTRATLLKMDEKLAKGRKTR, encoded by the coding sequence ATGGATGCTTTTTATGCTTCCGTCGAACGCCGTGACGATCCACGCCTTTTGGGCAAGCCGCTCCTCGTGGGCGGAACCGCGCGACGCGGGGTCGTGCTCGCGGCATCGTACGAGGCGCGGGTTTTCGGCCCGCGGTCGGCGATGTCCATGGCCGAGGCGCTCCGGCTTTGCCCGCACGCCGTGGTGGTGCCACCGCGGCACGAGCGGTACGCGGAGGTGAGCCGCGCCGTGTTCGGTATTTTCGAGCGGTACACGCCGCTGGTGGAAGGGCTCAGCGTCGACGAAGCGTTCCTCGACGTGACCGAGAGCCGTTCGCTGTTCGGCGATGGCGGGACCATCGGGGCCGCGATCAAGCGGGACATCGCGGGCGAGCTGGGGCTGACCGCCTCCGCAGGGGTGGCGCCGTCGAAGTTCGTGGCCAAGGTCGCCAGCGATCTTCGAAAGCCCGACGCGCTGGTGGTGGTGCCGGAGGATGGCGTGGCCGCATTTCTCGCGCCGCTGCCGATCGAGCGGATGTGGGGGGTCGGTCCCAAGACCGCGCCGCGGTTGCGCGCCCTCGGCTTCAACACGTTGGGCGATCTGGCGACGGCCGATCCGCGGGTGCTCGATCACGTGCTCGGAAGCTGGGGCCGGCATGTGCACGATCTCGCGCGGGGGTTCGATCCGCGCGAGGTGGATCCCGATCGGGCCGCCAAGTCCGTGGGCGCCGAGGAGACGTACGAGCACGATTTGGTGGGCGCGGAGTCCATCGAGCGCACCTTGCTGGCGCACGCGGCGCGCGTGGCGCAGCGCCTTCGCGAGTCGAAGCTCGCGGGGCGCACCGTGGTCGTCAAATTGAAGTACGCCGACTTCACCCTTCGAACACGGCGCACGTCGCTGCCGGATCCCGTCGATGACACGTCGAGCATCTTCGAAGCGGCGCGCGGGCTGCTCGCGCAGTTTGCCCCTGGCCCCGTGCGCCTCACGGGGGTGGCGCTGTCGGGGTTGGTCGAGATCGATGGCGGCTCGGACTCCGCATCGCATGCGGGCGCGCATACGCAGGCGCAAGGGAAGCTCTTCGAAGATCCCGCGGACGCGCGCCGCGCGCAACGGAGTCGGGTGGAGGACGTGGTGCTCGCGATTGGCCGGCGCTACAGCGAGGGCGTCACACGTGCGACGCTCCTGAAGATGGACGAGAAGTTGGCCAAGGGTCGAAAAACCCGCTAG
- a CDS encoding pyridoxal phosphate-dependent aminotransferase, with translation MSTCTIERGPAICYKQSMGDSQQVDNPRIAPSPGAASAPAASAPAASAPAASAPAAASAPGAFRTVPRTGVIYVTTEASKRGFSSANPEWCNLGQGQPETGDLPGAPPRVQSVAIDVDDQEYAPIAGIPELREAIAALYNQLYRRGLPSQYTAENVCVSGGGRAALTRAAASLGSINLGHFLPDYTAYEELLDIFKAFTSIPILLEGDRGYAFSADELRREILGRGLSAILLSNPCNPTGKHVEGEELSRWVAVARELDCTLMLDEFYSHYVYRTRRGALPVESAARYVVDVDRDPVLLFDGLTKNWRYPGWRVTWAIGPKRVIEALSSAGSFLDGGGSKPLQRAAIPLLAEDHVIKETTAIQTAFRDKRDRLHSRLQRIGVRFDRAPDGTFYLWGDVSTLPPPLNDGMGLFRAALEKKVIVVPGEFFDVNPGKRRGGRPSRFRHYVRFSFGPSAQVLETALDRLTALVEGA, from the coding sequence ATGTCGACGTGCACAATCGAGCGGGGGCCGGCCATCTGTTACAAGCAAAGCATGGGCGACTCGCAACAGGTGGACAATCCTCGCATCGCACCGAGTCCTGGAGCGGCCAGCGCGCCGGCGGCCAGCGCGCCGGCGGCCAGCGCGCCGGCGGCGAGCGCACCGGCGGCGGCTAGCGCGCCAGGGGCGTTCCGCACGGTGCCACGAACCGGTGTCATCTACGTCACCACCGAGGCCTCCAAGCGCGGCTTCTCGTCGGCCAACCCCGAGTGGTGCAACCTCGGCCAAGGGCAACCCGAAACCGGCGATCTCCCGGGCGCCCCCCCGCGCGTGCAGTCGGTGGCCATCGACGTCGACGATCAAGAGTACGCCCCCATCGCCGGCATCCCCGAGCTGCGCGAGGCGATTGCTGCACTCTACAACCAATTGTACCGCCGCGGCCTCCCCTCCCAGTACACGGCGGAGAACGTCTGTGTGTCGGGCGGCGGCCGCGCCGCGCTCACCCGGGCGGCGGCCAGCCTCGGATCGATCAACCTCGGGCACTTCCTCCCCGACTACACCGCCTACGAAGAGCTGCTCGACATCTTCAAGGCCTTCACCTCCATCCCCATTTTGCTCGAGGGCGATCGCGGCTACGCCTTCTCGGCCGACGAGCTGCGGCGCGAGATCCTCGGCCGCGGCCTCAGCGCCATCCTCCTCTCCAACCCGTGCAACCCCACCGGCAAGCACGTGGAGGGCGAGGAGCTCTCGCGCTGGGTGGCGGTGGCGCGCGAGCTCGATTGCACCTTGATGCTCGACGAGTTCTACTCGCACTACGTGTACCGCACCCGCCGCGGCGCGCTGCCGGTGGAGAGCGCCGCGCGCTATGTGGTGGACGTCGACCGCGATCCGGTGCTGCTCTTCGATGGGCTCACCAAGAATTGGCGCTACCCGGGCTGGCGCGTCACCTGGGCCATCGGCCCCAAGCGGGTCATCGAGGCGCTGTCGAGCGCGGGCTCCTTCCTCGACGGCGGCGGCTCCAAGCCGCTGCAGCGCGCGGCCATCCCGCTCTTGGCCGAGGACCACGTGATCAAGGAGACGACGGCCATCCAGACCGCCTTCCGCGACAAGCGCGATCGCCTGCACTCGCGCCTGCAGCGCATCGGGGTCCGCTTCGACCGCGCCCCCGACGGCACCTTCTACCTCTGGGGCGACGTGAGCACCCTGCCCCCGCCGCTCAACGACGGCATGGGGCTCTTTCGTGCCGCGCTCGAGAAGAAGGTCATCGTCGTCCCCGGCGAGTTCTTCGACGTGAACCCCGGCAAGCGCCGCGGCGGCCGCCCCTCGCGATTCCGCCACTACGTGCGTTTCTCCTTCGGCCCCTCGGCGCAAGTCCTCGAAACGGCGCTCGACCGCCTCACGGCCCTCGTCGAGGGCGCCTGA
- a CDS encoding LysR family transcriptional regulator gives MDRFQTLQVFAHVAQMGSFTKAAVALGISRAAVSVAVQRLETHLGARLVHRTTRRVHLTAEGLAFHERCLRILSELEEAEQLFAEVPRRLLGKLAIDAPTRIARRILVPALPEWLSRNPGLELRLGASDRSINLVEKGIDAVVHVGRLPDSSLVARHLGALRLVNCASPSYLARHGKPNALEDLDRHRIVHYSTTFAGSAEWEYVEGGAVRSMRMRSAVAVDNAETYIACGLAGLGLIQVPAYDVRHHLESGALVAVLPAYAAAPLGIAIVYPHRRQVPARVRAFTDWAAGLFERHGIIVSNS, from the coding sequence ATGGACAGGTTCCAGACCTTGCAGGTCTTCGCGCACGTGGCCCAGATGGGCAGCTTCACCAAGGCCGCCGTGGCCTTGGGCATCTCACGGGCCGCGGTCTCGGTCGCCGTCCAACGGCTCGAGACCCACCTGGGCGCCCGCCTGGTACACCGCACCACGCGCAGGGTGCACCTGACGGCGGAGGGCCTCGCTTTTCACGAGCGCTGCCTACGGATCCTCTCCGAGCTCGAAGAGGCCGAGCAGCTGTTCGCGGAGGTGCCCCGCCGCTTGCTGGGCAAGCTCGCCATCGACGCGCCCACGCGCATCGCACGGCGCATCCTCGTCCCCGCCCTCCCCGAGTGGCTCTCGCGCAACCCGGGGCTCGAGCTCCGCCTCGGCGCCTCCGATCGCTCGATCAACCTGGTGGAGAAGGGCATCGATGCGGTCGTGCACGTCGGGAGGCTCCCGGACTCCAGCCTGGTCGCGCGGCACCTCGGCGCGCTCCGCTTGGTGAACTGCGCGAGCCCGAGCTACCTCGCGCGCCATGGAAAGCCGAACGCGCTGGAAGATCTCGATCGCCATCGGATCGTGCACTACTCGACCACCTTCGCGGGCAGCGCGGAGTGGGAGTACGTGGAGGGTGGCGCGGTGCGATCGATGCGGATGCGAAGCGCGGTCGCGGTCGACAACGCGGAGACGTACATCGCGTGCGGCTTGGCCGGCCTCGGCCTCATCCAAGTTCCGGCTTACGACGTGCGGCACCACCTGGAGTCCGGGGCGCTCGTCGCGGTCCTCCCCGCGTACGCCGCGGCGCCGCTCGGCATCGCCATCGTCTATCCGCACCGCCGGCAGGTGCCGGCGCGGGTCCGCGCGTTCACCGATTGGGCCGCCGGCCTCTTCGAACGCCACGGGATCATTGTTTCGAATTCGTAA
- a CDS encoding SDR family oxidoreductase — MANHSLEGKAVLIGGGAKNLGGLLARTFAADGARLAIHYNSASTKSAADQTVATIVKAGGEAFALQGDFTKAANVAKVFEEAKKRLGGIDIAVNTVGKVLKKPIVETSEEEYDEMSAINAKAAYFFIQQAGKHLNENGAICTLVTSLLAAYTGFYSTYAGTKSPVEHFTRAASKEFASRGISVTAIGPGPMDTPFFYGQESADAVAYHKSAAALSPRSKTGLTDIEDIVPAVKFLVTDGWWITGQTIFANGGYTTR; from the coding sequence ATGGCGAATCATTCACTCGAAGGAAAAGCCGTTCTGATCGGCGGCGGCGCAAAGAACCTCGGCGGGCTTCTCGCGCGCACCTTCGCCGCCGACGGCGCGAGGCTGGCCATTCACTACAACAGCGCGTCGACGAAGAGCGCTGCGGATCAGACCGTCGCGACCATCGTGAAGGCGGGCGGCGAAGCGTTCGCATTGCAAGGTGACTTCACCAAGGCCGCCAATGTGGCCAAGGTCTTCGAGGAGGCCAAGAAGCGCCTCGGCGGCATCGACATTGCCGTGAACACGGTCGGCAAGGTGCTGAAGAAGCCCATCGTCGAGACCTCGGAAGAAGAGTACGACGAGATGAGCGCCATCAACGCCAAGGCCGCCTATTTCTTCATTCAACAAGCCGGAAAGCACCTCAACGAAAACGGCGCCATCTGCACCTTGGTGACCTCGCTCTTGGCCGCGTACACGGGTTTCTATTCGACGTACGCCGGGACCAAATCGCCCGTCGAGCACTTTACGCGCGCGGCCTCGAAGGAGTTCGCGTCGCGCGGCATCTCCGTCACGGCCATCGGCCCCGGGCCCATGGATACGCCGTTCTTCTACGGCCAGGAGTCGGCCGACGCGGTGGCGTACCACAAGTCCGCGGCCGCCCTCAGCCCGCGATCCAAGACCGGGCTCACCGATATCGAGGACATCGTCCCCGCGGTGAAGTTTTTGGTGACCGATGGCTGGTGGATCACCGGTCAAACCATCTTCGCCAATGGCGGTTACACCACGCGCTGA
- a CDS encoding twin-arginine translocation signal domain-containing protein: protein MSNYRHLSRRGFLKGLGVAAGAAAGTRLGGPGWLGPAFAADGEKSALVSIFLSGGYNAIFPAPFAFKGKSFGVTDGNIKSLGNNVYVDAASLGSLDAFSLGHMASIGNRHGSSDHGNAQSLNFGEANRSYALQLAAAMGGTAAIKAASMGRLPPGPKAAESGVSYQQINDMGSTIKTLGGGDPDPKTPARNVASEAIARAGTMSSGSMGKNPNALVSFRDGYSTAVETLKKPVQPFSFPTLAQAYGQSTTDTAVKSFASKMVGAELMIRAGANLVTVTDDFSWDSHGDTSGNNVRNRMNQSIMPSLKTFLARLQSDPDLKAMNVVVMIHGDFSRSLPGSDHQPNLTATVIGKYVQVGSTGNTDANVALPPSTPGTKGMWAYVAKALKCPTEPFGPNPHALVL, encoded by the coding sequence ATGAGTAACTATCGACATCTCTCGCGTCGTGGATTTCTGAAGGGCCTCGGGGTCGCGGCCGGCGCTGCCGCGGGGACGCGCCTCGGTGGGCCGGGTTGGCTGGGACCGGCCTTCGCGGCCGACGGCGAAAAGTCGGCGCTGGTGAGCATCTTCCTCTCCGGCGGCTACAACGCCATCTTCCCCGCGCCGTTTGCGTTCAAGGGCAAGTCGTTCGGGGTGACCGACGGCAACATCAAGTCCCTCGGGAACAACGTGTACGTCGATGCCGCGTCGCTCGGCTCCCTCGACGCGTTTTCCCTCGGGCACATGGCGTCGATTGGCAACCGGCACGGCTCGAGCGATCACGGTAACGCGCAGTCGCTCAACTTCGGCGAGGCCAATCGTTCGTACGCGCTGCAGCTCGCCGCCGCCATGGGCGGGACCGCGGCCATCAAAGCGGCGTCGATGGGGCGCTTGCCGCCCGGTCCGAAGGCCGCGGAGTCCGGCGTGTCGTACCAGCAGATCAACGATATGGGCTCCACCATCAAGACCCTCGGCGGCGGCGATCCCGATCCGAAGACCCCCGCGCGCAACGTGGCCTCGGAGGCCATCGCGCGCGCCGGGACCATGAGCTCGGGCTCCATGGGCAAGAACCCGAACGCGCTCGTGAGCTTTCGCGATGGTTACTCGACGGCGGTCGAGACCTTGAAGAAGCCGGTGCAGCCTTTCAGCTTCCCGACCCTCGCGCAAGCGTACGGCCAATCGACCACGGACACCGCCGTCAAGAGCTTCGCCTCGAAGATGGTCGGCGCCGAGCTCATGATCCGCGCAGGCGCCAACCTGGTGACCGTCACCGACGATTTCTCGTGGGACTCGCACGGCGACACCTCCGGCAACAACGTGCGCAACCGCATGAACCAGAGCATCATGCCGTCGCTCAAGACCTTCCTCGCGCGCCTCCAGTCGGACCCCGACCTCAAGGCCATGAACGTGGTGGTCATGATTCACGGCGACTTCTCACGAAGCCTGCCAGGCTCCGATCACCAGCCGAACCTGACCGCCACCGTCATCGGCAAATACGTGCAGGTCGGGAGCACCGGGAACACCGACGCCAATGTGGCGCTCCCCCCGAGCACCCCGGGCACCAAAGGCATGTGGGCCTACGTTGCAAAGGCCCTCAAGTGCCCGACCGAGCCCTTCGGGCCCAACCCGCACGCGTTGGTGCTGTAG
- a CDS encoding sigma-70 family RNA polymerase sigma factor: protein MLSLLMSPRADSSVPPRVAELHGVAAELHPVVRAVVAAVLRQGQGHPDVEDCANEALRRALEGTARLRDGEPLRPWVIGIARHVALDVLRARKRSRTVQDARDLSDGSDDLPPLVERVPDSKPDPLERMESARRQAMVRKAIEGLNENTRTALAKFHLEGKSYQQIAAEMQVPLGTVATWVTRGRKAMAELLDEQARQS, encoded by the coding sequence ATGCTCTCGCTCCTCATGTCCCCGCGCGCCGACTCATCCGTGCCGCCGCGCGTCGCCGAGCTGCACGGCGTGGCAGCGGAGCTCCATCCGGTGGTCCGCGCGGTGGTAGCGGCGGTTCTACGGCAAGGACAGGGTCACCCCGATGTGGAAGATTGCGCCAACGAAGCCCTTCGCCGCGCCCTCGAAGGAACGGCGCGTCTGCGCGACGGCGAACCGCTCCGACCTTGGGTCATTGGCATTGCGCGTCATGTGGCGCTCGACGTCTTGCGTGCGCGGAAACGGTCCCGAACGGTACAAGATGCCCGTGACCTTTCCGATGGGTCGGATGATTTGCCGCCATTGGTGGAACGGGTCCCCGATTCCAAACCCGATCCCCTCGAACGGATGGAGAGCGCCCGCCGTCAGGCCATGGTGCGCAAGGCCATCGAGGGCCTCAACGAAAATACTCGAACGGCCCTCGCCAAGTTTCACCTCGAGGGGAAGAGTTACCAGCAGATTGCAGCGGAGATGCAGGTGCCGCTCGGCACCGTGGCAACATGGGTTACACGCGGACGCAAAGCGATGGCCGAACTCTTGGACGAGCAAGCGAGGCAATCATGA
- a CDS encoding polymer-forming cytoskeletal protein: protein MRYGLAVVGVMSLGAIALPSTALASVKREGAWPSEEKKISLDVTGASKAEAVRRIASAAGWNVVVHAPPGDPIDIHVKDLPATKVLDLVLNDAEYTAHREGNVVEISRAQAARDPQTANAAAPSPAPNAAPGNLGAPPSPPSLSPASPPSPPSPPSPPAPPEPPSFDMDSDPDDAPPPAAHGHKHGKHAEDRVISGGSARIEKGEVVDDISVFGGSVDVYGEAQGDLVVMGGSAHIHEGARVHGDVSALGGKVQISNGAIVDGEVGVVGGSVIREPGAKIGGHEWNGRGDRGGSHDDEDDGSKSSARPRRDRGASWSEERPWYKRLAEHASNAVEHTALLFVFGAVLLSLATRRMDMLRTEIATRPMRSFALGVLAMFATAIGLVALCVTLVGIPLAIIGLLVGTFGIYAGICAVLATLGKGLVAHKTENQHVHLAVGCVLFMLLSAIPYVGLIVPVIVGLIGFGALVATRLAGFAAKVPGGQPNTVPSEGPYRTST from the coding sequence ATGAGGTACGGTTTGGCAGTCGTGGGGGTCATGTCGCTCGGGGCGATCGCGCTCCCCAGCACGGCGCTCGCCTCGGTGAAGCGCGAAGGCGCTTGGCCCAGCGAGGAGAAGAAGATCTCCCTCGATGTCACCGGCGCCTCGAAAGCCGAAGCCGTACGCCGCATCGCGAGCGCCGCCGGCTGGAACGTGGTGGTCCACGCCCCGCCGGGCGATCCCATCGACATTCACGTCAAGGATCTCCCGGCCACCAAGGTGCTCGACCTCGTCTTGAACGACGCCGAGTACACCGCCCACCGCGAAGGGAACGTCGTCGAGATCTCCCGCGCCCAAGCGGCGCGCGATCCCCAAACCGCGAACGCAGCAGCGCCCTCCCCCGCTCCGAATGCGGCGCCGGGCAACTTGGGCGCGCCCCCGTCCCCGCCGTCTTTGTCGCCGGCATCACCGCCGTCGCCCCCATCACCCCCATCGCCCCCCGCCCCGCCGGAGCCTCCCTCGTTCGACATGGACTCCGATCCCGACGATGCTCCGCCTCCGGCGGCGCATGGGCATAAGCACGGCAAGCACGCCGAGGATCGGGTCATCAGCGGCGGCTCGGCGCGGATCGAGAAGGGCGAAGTGGTCGACGACATCAGCGTCTTCGGGGGCTCGGTCGACGTCTACGGCGAAGCGCAAGGCGATCTCGTGGTCATGGGAGGCTCGGCGCACATTCACGAAGGCGCGCGCGTGCACGGCGACGTGAGCGCCCTCGGCGGCAAGGTGCAGATCAGCAACGGCGCGATCGTCGACGGCGAGGTGGGCGTGGTCGGCGGCTCCGTCATCCGCGAGCCCGGCGCCAAGATCGGCGGCCATGAATGGAACGGGCGCGGCGATCGAGGCGGCTCGCACGACGACGAAGACGATGGATCGAAGAGCAGCGCCAGGCCTCGGAGGGATCGCGGGGCGTCGTGGAGCGAGGAGCGCCCTTGGTACAAGCGCCTCGCCGAGCACGCCTCGAACGCGGTGGAGCACACCGCGCTGCTCTTCGTCTTCGGCGCGGTCCTCTTGTCGCTCGCCACCCGCCGCATGGATATGCTGCGGACCGAGATCGCGACGCGCCCGATGCGCAGCTTTGCGCTCGGAGTTCTCGCGATGTTCGCGACAGCCATCGGGCTGGTCGCGCTGTGCGTGACCTTGGTCGGCATTCCCCTCGCCATCATCGGCTTGCTCGTGGGGACCTTCGGCATCTATGCCGGAATCTGCGCGGTGCTGGCCACCCTCGGTAAGGGGCTGGTGGCGCACAAGACGGAGAACCAACACGTGCACCTGGCGGTCGGTTGCGTGCTCTTCATGCTGCTGTCGGCCATCCCGTACGTGGGTTTGATCGTGCCCGTGATCGTCGGGCTCATCGGGTTCGGCGCGCTGGTGGCCACCCGTCTCGCTGGGTTCGCCGCCAAGGTCCCAGGTGGGCAGCCCAACACGGTTCCGAGCGAAGGGCCCTACCGCACCTCGACATGA
- a CDS encoding chloride channel protein, whose amino-acid sequence MSSSPPEIPRNEPDKRWRRFLRASASPQLDLQLLGRTLLHAALVGAAAGLAGTLFFAALEFVATLVLDELAGYIPLRAHGEELIGSQAHAAPFRPWLLWAVPALGALAAGLISARFAPETLGGGSDAIIHAFHHQGGKVRRRVPFIKGIVSVLTLGTGGSGGREGPTMLIGGGIGSVIGRYLRVSEREQRILLVAGTAAGMAAVFRTPLGAALLAVEVLHRDDFESDAVVPAVLSSVVSYSVFISFFGESTLFAHAVRYPFVPAHLPLYALMAIIVSVVAAGFSGALHGVQRYAKSLSLPAWSKPALGGLLLGVFATPVLMLVGPSVGAAGQGLGILGGGYGVAQVAITGAPWFPEGWRGVELLLVLGLVKILATSLTVGSGGSAGDFGPSLVIGGIFGGAFGRTAGLLLHDPRIDPGAFALVGMATFYGGLAHVPIASLVMTCELAGSYDLLVPLMLAEGIAFVALRKRSLYHAQVPTKRESPAHRDDLIYDVLKEIRVGDVMGKGRPYITFSRQTPAQEVIRQIASSAWQDAFPVLDEHGKLAGIVNAEVMRTMAADPDLSGLALADDMMAAPVSVHEDDDLHVALEVLLSNDARELIVLNDGGHIVGFLDEAEITKTYHGRCTTPARPR is encoded by the coding sequence TTGTCTTCTTCCCCGCCCGAGATCCCCCGGAACGAGCCGGACAAGCGTTGGCGGCGCTTCCTCCGCGCATCGGCCTCGCCCCAGCTCGATTTGCAGCTCTTGGGACGCACGCTTCTGCACGCGGCGCTGGTGGGCGCCGCCGCGGGGCTAGCGGGTACGCTCTTCTTTGCCGCGCTCGAGTTCGTCGCGACCTTGGTGCTCGACGAGCTCGCCGGTTACATCCCGCTGCGCGCGCACGGTGAGGAGCTCATTGGCAGCCAGGCGCATGCGGCGCCCTTTCGACCTTGGCTCCTCTGGGCGGTTCCGGCCCTGGGCGCGCTCGCCGCGGGTCTCATCTCGGCCCGCTTTGCGCCCGAGACGTTGGGCGGCGGCTCCGACGCGATCATCCACGCCTTCCACCATCAAGGCGGAAAGGTGCGACGGCGGGTCCCCTTCATCAAAGGCATCGTCTCCGTTCTCACCTTGGGCACGGGCGGTTCGGGCGGACGCGAAGGGCCGACCATGCTCATCGGCGGAGGCATCGGCTCCGTCATTGGCCGCTACCTTCGGGTGAGCGAACGCGAGCAACGCATCCTCCTCGTCGCAGGGACCGCGGCCGGCATGGCGGCTGTGTTCCGCACGCCCCTCGGCGCCGCGCTCCTCGCCGTCGAAGTGCTCCACCGCGACGACTTCGAGTCCGACGCGGTGGTGCCCGCGGTCCTCTCCAGCGTGGTCTCCTACTCGGTGTTCATCTCGTTCTTCGGCGAGTCCACCTTGTTCGCGCACGCCGTGCGCTACCCCTTCGTCCCCGCCCACCTACCGCTCTACGCGCTGATGGCCATCATCGTGTCGGTGGTGGCGGCGGGGTTCTCGGGCGCGCTGCATGGGGTGCAGCGCTATGCCAAATCCCTCTCGCTTCCGGCGTGGAGCAAGCCGGCGCTGGGCGGGCTCTTGCTTGGCGTGTTCGCCACGCCGGTGCTCATGCTCGTGGGCCCGAGCGTGGGAGCGGCGGGACAGGGGCTCGGCATCCTCGGCGGAGGTTATGGGGTGGCGCAGGTCGCCATCACCGGTGCGCCCTGGTTTCCCGAGGGGTGGCGCGGCGTCGAGCTTCTGCTGGTCCTCGGCCTGGTGAAAATCCTCGCCACCTCGCTCACCGTCGGATCGGGCGGAAGCGCCGGGGACTTCGGCCCCTCGCTGGTCATCGGGGGCATCTTCGGCGGCGCCTTCGGCCGCACCGCCGGCCTCTTGCTGCACGATCCGCGCATCGACCCCGGCGCTTTTGCGCTCGTGGGCATGGCGACGTTCTACGGGGGCCTCGCCCACGTGCCCATCGCCTCGCTGGTCATGACGTGCGAGCTCGCCGGCAGCTACGATCTCCTGGTGCCGCTGATGCTGGCCGAGGGCATCGCCTTCGTCGCGCTTCGAAAGCGCTCGCTTTACCACGCGCAAGTGCCGACCAAGCGCGAATCCCCCGCGCACCGCGACGATCTCATTTACGATGTGCTCAAAGAAATCCGTGTCGGAGATGTCATGGGCAAGGGCCGGCCGTACATCACCTTCTCGCGCCAGACGCCCGCGCAGGAAGTCATCCGGCAAATCGCAAGCTCCGCCTGGCAAGATGCGTTTCCAGTTCTCGATGAACATGGGAAGCTCGCAGGCATCGTGAACGCGGAGGTCATGCGAACCATGGCGGCCGACCCTGACCTGAGCGGTCTCGCGCTGGCCGACGACATGATGGCGGCTCCGGTGTCCGTCCACGAAGACGATGATTTGCACGTGGCCCTCGAGGTCCTCTTGTCGAACGATGCCCGAGAACTCATCGTGTTGAATGATGGGGGACACATCGTCGGCTTCCTCGACGAGGCCGAGATCACGAAGACGTATCATGGCCGCTGTACCACGCCGGCGCGGCCTAGGTAG